A genomic window from Lactobacillus sp. ESL0677 includes:
- a CDS encoding sigma 54-interacting transcriptional regulator, which translates to MSVAEKRVYDELAKQASEHAIPTLQLAENLKLSRSVVSHYLNKLLKEHKVRKIAGRPVKWEITEHLSPDFSQVFTDFIGYKGSMKHIIDQVKAAVVYPPNGLNILITGHSGVGKSYLANKIYRYSISKQIKKVGAPYITFNCANYADNPELISSTLFGYVKGAFTGANEETEGLLKQANGGFLFLDEVHRLSSENQEKLFSFIDTGKFYKVGDNIHAEKTNVRLIMATTENPDKVLLTTFLRRIPVKIKLPDYINRPIDERLELLKLLVYKEARKINKSICVDQHVVSALLQIKHAGNIGYIKNIIQLACASAYNRDLNLPTINVTVSNLPLNNLPEYYNWGTILVDPNEKIKFISQYDFSLGLDDLKISIHRLAENYSLKKLRACQTKLQNLNSINNKIEFETGLHIQHQRIFSEIIQKRYGLNMATSIEPLIFILYKNHFKITKIDRESLTKIFSKKLPRSFHIADIFYQQLPILDKISKNSLMIIFTILISQFVDENIKLRALMVAHGENTATSIQAVVNSLCENYIFDAIDMPIDANVSSIIKEANKLIDSFNTTNGFVLMIDMGSLEQLYSKINSHLDGDLLVINNLTTLTALDVAIKIKQNTPFKKIAEKADQDYAIEAKYYEGFSQLPNILVSCVSGLGIAEKVSEIIRPFMPADIKTIAISYDSLKEKIMRKEWSYFDRTLFVLTTIDITKDVKFKHMNLYNLLDASGEEKLRDWLTPYLSSEQIINFNNQIVRFFSKEGIAERLSFLNPDVVIGEVETIINKYELLYKVKFDGKFKLNLYMHIALMIERLMLHNSSVSVEKSISKKEAKFFKITHSVFQPIEIKYNIRITATEMNILYELFSQFI; encoded by the coding sequence ATGAGTGTAGCAGAAAAACGAGTTTATGATGAATTAGCAAAACAAGCTTCTGAGCATGCTATTCCTACTCTTCAATTAGCAGAGAATTTAAAATTATCTAGATCTGTAGTTAGTCACTATCTTAATAAGTTATTAAAAGAACATAAAGTAAGGAAAATTGCGGGTAGACCAGTAAAATGGGAAATAACAGAGCATCTATCTCCTGATTTCTCTCAGGTTTTTACTGACTTTATAGGATATAAGGGCTCAATGAAACATATCATTGATCAGGTTAAAGCAGCAGTAGTATATCCTCCAAATGGATTAAATATTTTAATTACAGGTCATTCAGGTGTTGGCAAAAGTTATTTGGCAAATAAAATTTATCGTTATTCTATAAGTAAACAAATTAAAAAAGTTGGTGCACCATATATTACTTTTAATTGTGCTAATTATGCTGATAATCCAGAATTAATTTCTAGTACTTTGTTTGGATATGTGAAAGGGGCTTTTACGGGCGCAAATGAAGAAACTGAAGGGCTTTTAAAACAGGCCAATGGTGGATTCTTATTTTTAGATGAAGTTCATCGTTTAAGTAGTGAAAATCAAGAAAAATTGTTTAGTTTTATTGATACGGGTAAATTTTATAAAGTAGGTGATAATATTCATGCTGAAAAAACTAATGTTCGATTGATAATGGCAACTACGGAGAATCCAGATAAGGTCTTATTGACAACATTTTTAAGGCGAATACCAGTAAAAATAAAATTACCTGATTATATAAATCGACCAATTGATGAGCGATTAGAATTATTGAAGTTACTTGTTTATAAAGAAGCAAGAAAAATAAATAAAAGTATCTGTGTCGATCAGCATGTCGTTTCTGCATTATTACAAATAAAGCATGCAGGAAATATTGGATATATTAAGAATATTATTCAACTTGCTTGTGCATCGGCATATAATCGTGATTTAAATTTGCCCACAATTAATGTAACTGTTTCTAATCTGCCTTTGAATAATTTACCTGAATATTATAATTGGGGAACTATTTTAGTTGATCCAAATGAAAAAATAAAATTTATTTCACAATATGATTTTTCGCTAGGATTAGATGATTTAAAAATATCAATTCATCGGTTAGCAGAAAATTATTCATTAAAAAAGTTACGAGCTTGTCAAACAAAACTTCAAAATTTAAATAGTATAAATAATAAAATTGAATTTGAGACGGGGCTTCATATACAGCATCAACGTATTTTTTCAGAAATTATTCAAAAGAGGTATGGATTAAATATGGCAACATCAATTGAGCCACTGATATTCATATTATATAAAAACCACTTTAAGATTACGAAAATAGATAGAGAAAGTTTAACTAAAATTTTTTCAAAGAAGTTACCACGTTCATTTCATATAGCAGATATTTTTTATCAACAATTGCCAATATTGGATAAAATAAGCAAAAACTCTTTAATGATAATTTTTACTATCTTAATAAGTCAATTTGTTGATGAAAATATTAAATTGCGTGCTTTAATGGTTGCACATGGAGAAAATACTGCTACCAGTATTCAGGCTGTCGTTAATTCCTTATGTGAAAATTATATTTTTGATGCAATTGATATGCCTATTGATGCTAATGTTTCTTCCATTATTAAAGAAGCAAATAAATTAATAGACAGTTTCAACACAACTAATGGCTTTGTGTTGATGATAGATATGGGCTCATTAGAACAACTTTATTCTAAAATTAATTCACATTTAGATGGTGATTTATTAGTAATTAATAATTTAACTACCCTGACAGCACTTGATGTTGCGATTAAAATTAAACAGAATACACCATTTAAAAAGATTGCCGAAAAAGCAGACCAAGATTACGCAATTGAAGCAAAATATTATGAAGGCTTTTCTCAATTACCTAATATTTTGGTTTCATGTGTTTCGGGGCTAGGAATTGCTGAAAAAGTAAGTGAAATAATTAGACCATTCATGCCAGCCGATATTAAGACAATTGCAATTAGTTATGATTCTTTGAAAGAAAAAATAATGAGAAAGGAATGGTCATATTTTGATCGTACACTTTTTGTGTTGACAACGATTGATATCACTAAAGATGTGAAGTTTAAACATATGAATTTATATAATTTGTTGGATGCAAGTGGTGAAGAAAAATTACGTGATTGGTTGACCCCATACTTATCATCAGAGCAGATAATAAATTTTAATAATCAAATTGTTCGTTTCTTTTCTAAAGAAGGAATTGCTGAGAGATTAAGTTTTTTAAATCCTGACGTAGTTATTGGTGAGGTAGAAACAATTATTAATAAATATGAACTGCTTTATAAAGTGAAATTTGATGGTAAATTCAAGCTTAATTTATATATGCATATCGCACTGATGATTGAACGACTAATGCTTCATAATTCATCAGTTAGTGTGGAAAAGTCGATATCTAAAAAGGAGGCAAAATTTTTCAAAATAACGCATAGTGTTTTTCAACCAATTGAAATAAAATACAACATTAGAATTACGGCTACAGAAATGAATATTTTATATGAGTTGTTTAGTCAATTTATTTAA
- a CDS encoding PTS mannose transporter subunit IIA — MKKILLASHGKLASGIRSSIKILTGKEKNLRIIDAYVDDSDFTGQIIDFIASIDANDQGFIFTDIYGGSVNQKVVSEVINSGKKNIYVITGMNLPIVLSILLATGNISMHNLQEMINDSQLKIVEVKVNKNKEDDFFS; from the coding sequence ATGAAAAAAATTCTATTGGCATCACATGGTAAATTAGCTAGTGGTATTAGAAGTTCTATTAAAATTTTAACTGGTAAGGAAAAGAATCTTAGAATTATTGATGCTTATGTTGATGATTCAGACTTTACAGGTCAAATTATTGATTTTATAGCTAGTATAGATGCAAATGATCAAGGATTTATTTTTACTGATATTTATGGGGGAAGTGTTAATCAAAAAGTTGTGTCAGAAGTTATAAACTCAGGTAAGAAAAATATTTATGTAATTACAGGAATGAACTTACCGATTGTTTTATCAATATTATTAGCGACAGGTAATATTTCAATGCATAACTTACAAGAAATGATTAATGATAGTCAACTAAAAATAGTAGAGGTTAAAGTAAATAAAAATAAAGAAGATGACTTTTTTAGTTAG
- a CDS encoding HAD-IA family hydrolase, which translates to MIKTILFDWDGTLLNSNDLINESNMYALNKYGDHTFTVDEVKPFNGRHLIDVYRELYPGLEDKILYTYNTYSDLRHDQSVRLFPDVKEVLQKLKNLGCHLGVVSMKRKYMVNHGLNLFNLTSVFDVVIGGDECKKRKPDAEPILIAMQKINANPKETLMIGDNWQDIESANNAHTRSVFVTWSQKNYEQIRPYQPTYCIDRMPDLLQIVREEK; encoded by the coding sequence ATGATTAAGACAATTTTATTTGATTGGGATGGAACGCTTTTAAATAGTAATGATTTGATTAATGAATCGAATATGTATGCACTTAATAAATACGGTGATCACACTTTTACTGTAGATGAAGTTAAACCCTTTAATGGAAGACACTTAATAGATGTATATCGTGAATTATATCCAGGATTAGAAGATAAAATATTATATACCTATAATACATATAGCGATTTACGGCATGATCAAAGTGTTCGATTATTTCCAGATGTTAAAGAAGTTTTACAGAAATTAAAAAATTTAGGATGTCATTTGGGAGTAGTTTCGATGAAACGTAAGTATATGGTTAATCATGGGTTGAATTTATTTAATTTAACTTCTGTATTTGACGTTGTAATTGGTGGTGATGAATGCAAAAAGAGAAAACCTGATGCTGAACCAATATTAATTGCAATGCAAAAAATAAATGCCAATCCTAAAGAAACTTTGATGATTGGTGATAATTGGCAGGATATTGAATCTGCTAATAATGCTCATACGCGCAGCGTGTTTGTTACTTGGTCGCAAAAAAATTATGAACAGATTCGCCCGTATCAACCAACTTATTGTATTGATAGAATGCCGGATTTATTACAAATAGTAAGGGAGGAAAAATAA
- a CDS encoding PTS sugar transporter subunit IIB: MIVQVRVDDRLIHGQVALVWSRELNASAILVANDGAAENDVAQMTMKMAMPSDKKLLIRGIKDSISVLNDPRGKNMRIFVVTNCVKDAYEIAKNVDQVEQVNVANAGRFDQTDKSKIIRFNSAIALNPNEIIKLKELDKLSDVEAFSQGLPTSEKLTIPQLINGKA, translated from the coding sequence ATGATAGTACAGGTTAGAGTAGATGATAGATTGATTCATGGACAAGTAGCACTTGTATGGAGTAGAGAATTGAATGCTTCTGCAATTTTAGTTGCCAATGATGGTGCAGCTGAAAATGATGTTGCTCAAATGACAATGAAAATGGCAATGCCTAGTGATAAAAAATTATTGATCCGTGGTATTAAAGATTCTATTAGTGTTTTAAATGATCCACGAGGAAAAAATATGAGAATTTTTGTTGTGACTAATTGTGTTAAAGACGCATATGAAATTGCAAAAAATGTTGATCAAGTGGAACAAGTCAATGTAGCAAATGCGGGAAGATTTGATCAAACTGATAAATCAAAGATTATTAGATTTAATTCGGCAATAGCACTTAATCCTAATGAAATTATTAAGTTAAAGGAATTAGATAAATTGTCTGATGTTGAGGCATTTTCGCAAGGATTACCTACTTCTGAAAAACTAACAATTCCACAATTAATTAATGGTAAAGCTTAA
- a CDS encoding PTS sugar transporter subunit IIC — MLKAALIAMLVMLLCYAGSYLTGNSYIDRPIVIGAVAGLFLGNLKLGLTIGATLEAVFMGALNVGGVISSEPAIATVLAVTFAVTTNISQKAAVTLTIPIGVLAAFVLLALKNGVMIIFAPILDKLAATNNQKGLIFIHFLSWFIYYGIYAVMTFIGVYAGSSAISSLVKFIPQNLMAGLNTAGGLLPAVGFATLMKILWDNKLAVFYLLGFVLTIYLNLPAVAIACIGIAIVVVMAFRDKDILDLKKKKSAVATKVNNGLDQKQQEEEDFFA, encoded by the coding sequence ATGTTAAAAGCAGCATTAATTGCTATGTTAGTTATGCTTCTTTGTTATGCAGGAAGTTATTTAACAGGCAATAGTTATATTGATCGTCCAATTGTGATAGGTGCTGTAGCAGGACTGTTTTTGGGAAATTTAAAACTTGGCTTAACAATTGGGGCTACCCTAGAAGCCGTATTTATGGGAGCACTAAATGTTGGTGGTGTAATTTCATCTGAGCCGGCTATTGCAACAGTATTAGCTGTAACTTTTGCGGTCACAACGAATATTAGTCAAAAGGCAGCAGTTACGTTAACTATACCAATAGGTGTTTTAGCAGCTTTTGTTTTATTAGCATTGAAAAATGGTGTCATGATTATTTTTGCACCTATTTTGGATAAATTAGCAGCAACTAATAATCAAAAAGGCTTAATCTTCATTCATTTTTTATCCTGGTTTATTTATTATGGGATTTATGCAGTAATGACTTTTATAGGCGTTTATGCTGGCTCTTCTGCAATAAGTTCATTAGTCAAATTTATTCCTCAAAATTTAATGGCGGGATTGAATACTGCAGGTGGACTATTACCGGCTGTTGGATTTGCAACGTTAATGAAAATATTATGGGATAATAAACTGGCAGTATTTTATTTACTAGGGTTTGTATTGACGATTTATTTGAATTTACCGGCAGTAGCAATTGCATGTATTGGTATTGCAATAGTGGTTGTAATGGCATTTCGTGATAAAGATATTTTGGATTTAAAGAAGAAAAAATCTGCTGTGGCAACAAAAGTAAACAATGGTTTAGACCAAAAACAACAAGAAGAGGAGGACTTTTTCGCATGA
- a CDS encoding PTS system mannose/fructose/sorbose family transporter subunit IID produces the protein MKITENLSKEEKKMLNSMSLRSFAMHADRMGPAKFHASGFTFCMLPAINRFYKTTKDKEAALIRHVQWYNCTPHAENLILGIVASMEKEKSLRGDDFDDQSITAVKTSLMGPLSGIGDTFFQGILRVIAASIGIGLSMQGSIMGPILFLLIYNIPAVFLSFYLTYVGYSLGSTFIQRVYESGGMQILTKAASTLGLLMMGCMTAMNVKFKTTIALSIGKGKPIALQGYLDQLFKGLVPLLITVGCFYLLRKRVNINWVMLGIFILSIVLGLIGVV, from the coding sequence ATGAAAATAACAGAAAATTTATCAAAAGAAGAAAAGAAAATGTTAAATTCGATGTCGCTACGTTCCTTTGCGATGCATGCTGATCGAATGGGACCTGCAAAGTTCCATGCTAGTGGGTTTACATTTTGTATGTTACCGGCAATCAACAGATTCTATAAGACAACGAAAGATAAAGAGGCAGCGTTAATAAGGCATGTACAATGGTATAATTGTACTCCTCATGCAGAAAACTTGATTTTAGGTATTGTTGCATCAATGGAAAAAGAAAAGAGTCTTCGAGGCGATGACTTTGACGATCAATCAATTACTGCCGTAAAGACTTCGTTGATGGGACCTTTATCTGGGATTGGTGATACTTTCTTTCAAGGAATTCTTAGAGTTATTGCAGCAAGCATTGGGATAGGTCTTTCAATGCAGGGCTCGATTATGGGACCAATTTTGTTTCTACTTATTTATAATATACCAGCTGTTTTTTTATCGTTTTATTTAACGTATGTAGGTTATAGCTTAGGATCAACCTTTATTCAGCGTGTATATGAAAGTGGTGGTATGCAAATTCTGACTAAGGCTGCAAGTACCTTGGGATTACTTATGATGGGCTGTATGACTGCAATGAATGTCAAGTTTAAAACTACAATTGCATTAAGTATTGGTAAAGGAAAGCCGATTGCTCTACAAGGATACTTAGATCAATTATTTAAAGGTTTAGTTCCACTTCTGATTACAGTTGGATGTTTTTATCTTTTACGTAAAAGAGTTAATATTAACTGGGTTATGTTGGGAATATTTATATTGTCAATTGTTTTAGGATTAATTGGTGTAGTATAA
- the rpoN gene encoding RNA polymerase factor sigma-54, with product MARLQKMVLKPKEQLVTRLFLSPKLKQNLTVLSYSTYDLVNVMKDLAESDPFVSLKQPQNSEHSLEWLRTPKGENLVDHLLMQVELNNWRSKEKQVVKLLIYNLDQDGYLRVDLTELATQTEFLVAELIHARDLLQELDPCGIGAGDLAECLLLQAKKQPDFNSIAIELLTNKQLSLLADKQKWSDSSYSQKQLQQALSSIQTLNPLPASQFINNTNTQYLIPDLIYRVNDGRLTIESFQNQIPEILFDEHSFSKLRKQSEQKQYFSEQKQRYVELKAAIMHRHQTLMRLGKFVGEQQYAFLTTLEKEQLRPLGLKEAARELNLAPSTISRAIKDKYIQCQNKIFSLKLLFPRAVTADLSQAKIEYDLMQLIKNEDHVNPLSDQQLVEQFAAKGINLSRRVITKYRQKLNIANSYQRKTK from the coding sequence ATGGCACGATTGCAAAAAATGGTTTTAAAACCAAAAGAGCAGCTTGTCACACGGCTTTTTTTGTCACCCAAATTAAAGCAAAATTTGACAGTTCTGTCATACAGTACTTATGACTTAGTTAATGTGATGAAGGATTTGGCTGAAAGCGATCCGTTTGTATCGCTAAAGCAGCCGCAAAATAGTGAGCACAGTTTAGAATGGCTGCGAACACCAAAAGGGGAAAACTTAGTTGACCATTTATTAATGCAGGTTGAGCTAAATAATTGGCGCAGTAAGGAAAAGCAAGTAGTTAAATTATTAATTTACAATTTAGACCAGGATGGATATTTACGAGTTGACCTGACTGAGCTTGCTACGCAAACAGAGTTTCTTGTTGCGGAATTAATTCACGCTCGCGATTTGTTACAAGAGCTTGATCCATGTGGTATTGGTGCAGGTGACTTAGCGGAATGCTTACTATTGCAGGCAAAAAAACAGCCTGATTTTAATTCGATTGCCATAGAATTGTTAACCAATAAGCAATTGTCGCTATTAGCAGATAAACAAAAATGGTCAGATAGTAGTTATTCACAGAAGCAACTGCAACAGGCATTAAGCAGTATTCAAACCTTAAATCCACTGCCGGCGAGTCAGTTTATTAATAACACCAATACGCAATATCTAATTCCTGACCTAATTTACCGGGTAAATGATGGTCGTCTAACAATTGAGAGCTTTCAAAATCAAATCCCTGAAATTTTATTTGACGAGCATAGTTTTTCTAAGTTAAGGAAGCAATCTGAGCAAAAACAGTATTTTTCTGAACAAAAACAGCGTTATGTTGAATTAAAAGCCGCCATTATGCATCGCCACCAAACATTAATGCGGTTAGGAAAATTTGTTGGTGAGCAGCAGTATGCTTTTTTGACTACTCTTGAAAAAGAGCAATTGCGACCGCTGGGGTTAAAGGAGGCAGCTCGCGAGTTGAATTTAGCCCCAAGCACTATTAGTCGGGCAATTAAAGATAAGTACATTCAATGTCAAAACAAAATTTTTAGTTTGAAGCTGCTGTTTCCGCGAGCAGTCACAGCCGACTTGTCACAGGCAAAGATTGAGTATGACTTAATGCAGCTGATTAAGAATGAGGACCATGTTAATCCCTTGAGTGATCAGCAGCTAGTCGAGCAATTTGCGGCCAAAGGAATTAACTTAAGTCGGCGCGTGATTACGAAGTATCGCCAAAAGTTGAATATCGCTAATAGTTATCAACGCAAAACAAAATAA